The proteins below come from a single Campylobacter sp. CCUG 57310 genomic window:
- a CDS encoding diguanylate cyclase → MTTIAIFCIIAFGLSLKFDDVKDNVYANNRYFRNVITTHSRTVAAELDLLQKYIISNSSDIGTILDYAFRNKEEYHAFYVLDSNGNIEFSTLKSNEINKDYRVFFASKPWEGKFVDRIYKSKFSFATSDIPTRFIAKDLGNGKILVAEIKFDFIYGELTQAYDDKGANSFIINGDGKILFHQNIDLVLEQKTIFDLYGVRADYLTNNEIQTSDFGSKNFDIYLIRYIPEEDMAIVTYRSFDSIFGTNWLFLLISITFLFSCLLLIFIDVRVTKDKVIKPILSIKKLIKKMENEEDIKQYVSAKHITDFNEIINGIIKIYQDFDVKKTAYLEHDKKFGYLFKKGPLVILLINAKTGDIIEASAKALEFYGLEQEGMIGKNLNSLNAIESKDINIISHGNIDDTIVYETKQRVSNGDIKDVIISRKNIDVNDYKIGFCVIQDVTYENMMRENLKKENETNFYSPVFTISWKNGFLEDIINVSSNTQSILGYKIEEMLDSNFSFKDIIHPEDFIKIFNEFNIKFRLFGLNFSKKEYESLQTCRLIKKNLEIITCNIFIKFISNDGKNVSEIIGYFINNELIKKVSVEYADINKSVPISVQKESKDYKLIADKYKNIVSNLFLHSKEGIALVGTDSKFIDINDTFSDITGYSKEEIIGKPSSVLKSGVHDNKFYSNLWKKAVENGYWSGNIWNKRKNGEKYLEFLTISAIYDSNGSIEYFLAIFSDISSMKAKEDKLEQIAYYDPLTKLPNRFLFSKRLEEAMKAAAQSENLLALIYIDIDDFKPINDLYGHSIGDQFLIEVTRNINSVIKANDTLARIGGDEFVAIVNDIYDHKQAEEILNSILKAANKDIYINYKKLKVSISVGVSLYPQKADIRQETLIEQSDWAMYQSKLSGKNKFYIFDPESDRNFRDKYAVADRIATSLASNEFKIAYQPIIEIKTGKISALESFVRWKSSSVSILHEEILPLVSKDYIYDDLVIWNIKNALRDQEFLAKEHGLNLKVSVNVTLELLYKMNFIDKFKIIVEEGYENLHMLEFNINNSNSFKQPDDDETLEVYTEQGVTFALDEFGSNSASLQILKDIHADKLKVSKYLSLSAVNGADSLIILRAILSLSNAFSKDVVAKGVETSSNMRLLIKAGYQKLQGGYIAPPMKIESIKKWSDNYQIPEQFKELRALNEDDMMWCNLAVMHRVWIRSLLDMLSASNLGRLDTKEFAKEYTAMMINVYKKHIEDTHKVAIHVEISDIIMNILTNLDSKQDISKLVLNLKTKRDKLLDLE, encoded by the coding sequence ATGACCACTATTGCTATATTTTGCATTATCGCTTTTGGATTAAGTTTGAAATTTGACGATGTAAAAGATAACGTATATGCCAACAATAGATACTTTAGAAATGTTATTACCACTCACTCAAGAACGGTTGCAGCAGAGCTTGATTTATTGCAAAAATATATAATTTCTAATAGCTCTGACATTGGAACCATACTTGATTACGCCTTTCGCAATAAAGAGGAGTATCACGCCTTTTATGTGCTTGACTCTAATGGCAATATCGAATTTTCAACTCTAAAAAGCAACGAGATCAATAAAGATTATAGAGTATTTTTTGCTTCAAAGCCGTGGGAAGGTAAATTCGTAGATAGAATTTATAAATCCAAATTTAGCTTTGCGACAAGTGATATTCCCACTAGATTTATCGCTAAAGATCTTGGAAACGGCAAAATTTTAGTTGCCGAGATTAAATTTGATTTTATCTATGGAGAGCTTACGCAAGCTTATGACGATAAGGGGGCTAACTCTTTTATCATAAACGGCGACGGTAAAATTTTATTTCATCAAAATATAGATCTTGTGCTTGAGCAAAAGACTATATTTGATCTTTACGGCGTAAGGGCTGATTATCTTACGAATAACGAAATACAAACCAGCGATTTTGGCTCAAAAAATTTCGATATTTATCTTATTAGATATATACCTGAAGAGGATATGGCGATAGTTACTTATCGCTCTTTTGATAGTATTTTTGGCACAAACTGGCTGTTTTTGCTGATATCAATTACATTTTTATTCTCTTGCCTGCTGCTCATTTTTATCGATGTTAGAGTTACTAAAGATAAGGTCATAAAGCCTATTCTTTCGATTAAAAAACTCATTAAAAAGATGGAAAACGAAGAGGATATTAAGCAGTATGTAAGTGCTAAACATATAACCGATTTTAACGAGATAATAAACGGTATTATTAAAATCTATCAGGATTTTGACGTTAAAAAGACAGCTTATCTTGAGCATGATAAGAAATTTGGCTATCTATTTAAGAAAGGCCCTCTTGTTATATTGCTAATCAATGCTAAAACAGGCGATATCATAGAGGCAAGTGCAAAAGCTTTGGAATTTTACGGCCTTGAGCAAGAGGGGATGATTGGCAAGAATTTAAATTCCTTAAATGCCATAGAGTCAAAAGATATAAACATCATCTCTCACGGAAATATCGACGATACGATAGTTTATGAAACCAAGCAAAGAGTTTCAAACGGCGATATCAAAGATGTCATCATAAGCAGAAAAAATATCGATGTGAATGATTACAAGATAGGTTTTTGCGTCATCCAAGACGTTACTTACGAAAATATGATGAGAGAGAATTTAAAGAAAGAAAACGAGACGAATTTCTACTCTCCGGTATTTACCATATCTTGGAAAAACGGCTTTTTAGAAGATATTATAAATGTATCCTCAAACACGCAAAGCATACTTGGATACAAGATCGAAGAGATGCTTGATAGCAATTTTAGCTTCAAAGATATTATTCATCCTGAGGATTTTATTAAAATTTTTAATGAATTTAACATCAAATTTAGACTCTTTGGGCTTAACTTTTCTAAAAAAGAGTATGAGTCTTTACAAACTTGCAGACTTATAAAGAAAAATTTAGAGATCATCACTTGTAATATCTTCATCAAATTTATCTCAAATGACGGCAAGAACGTCAGCGAAATCATAGGGTATTTTATAAATAACGAGCTTATTAAAAAGGTAAGCGTAGAATACGCGGATATAAACAAATCCGTTCCTATAAGCGTTCAAAAAGAGTCAAAAGACTATAAACTAATTGCCGATAAGTATAAAAATATAGTTTCAAATTTATTCTTGCATTCAAAAGAGGGTATAGCGCTTGTCGGTACGGATAGTAAATTTATAGACATAAATGATACTTTTAGCGATATTACGGGATATTCTAAAGAAGAGATCATCGGCAAGCCTTCAAGCGTATTAAAATCGGGCGTGCATGATAATAAATTTTATTCCAATCTATGGAAAAAAGCCGTTGAAAACGGTTATTGGAGCGGTAATATATGGAATAAGCGCAAAAACGGCGAGAAATATCTCGAGTTTTTAACCATAAGCGCAATTTACGACAGCAACGGAAGTATCGAGTATTTCTTGGCTATTTTTTCAGATATTTCAAGTATGAAGGCAAAAGAGGATAAATTAGAGCAAATCGCTTATTACGATCCGCTTACCAAGCTTCCAAATAGATTTTTATTCTCAAAGCGTCTTGAAGAGGCTATGAAGGCGGCGGCGCAGTCTGAAAATTTATTAGCCCTTATCTACATCGATATAGATGACTTTAAGCCTATAAACGACCTTTACGGACATAGTATAGGCGATCAATTCCTTATAGAAGTTACCAGAAATATAAATAGCGTAATCAAGGCAAACGATACATTGGCTAGAATTGGTGGCGATGAATTCGTAGCCATCGTAAATGACATATACGATCACAAGCAAGCCGAAGAGATACTAAACAGCATACTAAAAGCGGCAAATAAAGATATATACATAAATTACAAAAAATTAAAAGTAAGCATTAGCGTAGGCGTAAGCTTGTATCCTCAAAAGGCGGACATAAGGCAAGAGACATTGATCGAGCAGTCCGATTGGGCGATGTATCAGTCAAAATTATCGGGCAAAAACAAATTTTATATCTTTGATCCAGAATCTGATAGAAATTTTAGAGACAAATACGCGGTTGCCGATAGAATTGCAACCAGCCTTGCAAGCAATGAGTTTAAAATAGCTTACCAGCCTATCATAGAGATAAAAACCGGCAAAATTTCCGCTCTTGAGTCCTTTGTCAGATGGAAATCAAGTAGTGTTTCCATACTACATGAAGAGATCTTGCCTCTTGTTTCAAAAGATTATATATACGATGATTTGGTCATTTGGAATATAAAAAATGCGCTTAGAGATCAGGAATTTTTAGCAAAAGAGCATGGACTTAACTTAAAAGTCAGCGTAAATGTAACGCTTGAGCTTCTTTATAAGATGAATTTTATAGATAAATTTAAGATTATCGTCGAAGAAGGATATGAGAATTTACATATGCTTGAGTTTAATATAAACAACTCAAATTCCTTTAAACAGCCTGATGACGATGAAACATTGGAGGTTTATACCGAACAAGGCGTTACCTTTGCGCTTGATGAATTCGGCTCAAATTCCGCTTCGCTTCAAATTTTAAAAGACATCCACGCCGATAAGCTAAAAGTCTCAAAATACTTAAGCTTAAGTGCGGTAAACGGAGCCGATAGCCTTATCATACTTCGCGCGATACTCTCTCTTTCAAACGCATTTTCTAAGGATGTAGTTGCAAAAGGAGTTGAGACTTCAAGTAATATGAGACTGCTCATAAAAGCAGGATACCAAAAGCTTCAAGGTGGGTATATAGCGCCTCCTATGAAGATTGAAAGCATTAAAAAATGGTCAGATAACTATCAAATTCCAGAGCAATTTAAAGAACTAAGAGCGCTGAATGAAGATGATATGATGTGGTGTAATTTAGCCGTTATGCATAGAGTTTGGATAAGAAGCTTGCTTGATATGCTAAGTGCTTCAAATTTAGGCAGACTTGACACCAAAGAATTTGCCAAAGAATATACCGCTATGATGATAAACGTCTATAAAAAACATATAGAGGATACGCACAAAGTAGCCATTCATGTAGAGATAAGCGATATAATCATGAATATTTTGACAAATCTTGACAGCAAGCAAGATATCTCTAAACTTGTGTTAAATTTAAAAACCAAGCGAGATAAGCTGCTTGATTTAGAGTAA